TGCAGACATCGAGTCCCTTCGACCCCGCTCAACAAGATGATCTTGCTGGTCGGGGCCGCGTTCCGAATCTGTCGGATCATATCGATGGCGTCTCGCTCTGTCTCCAGATCGAGTACGAACAGATCAGGGTGCCGCTCGGTTCGTAACGCCTCAGACATTACTCCAGGTAGCAGATGCACGACCGTTCCAACTCCCGCTAGGGTGCTCTGGAGCCCAAGATAGATGAGAGTGTACCGACTGATCAGTGCAAGAGTGAACGATGGTGGCACTGAATCGGCCCCTGTCATACTGTTTCCTTAACCAAGCCGGACGACAGCGCTAGAGAACCCTGCACCATTTCGTATCTTCCACTCGGAGAAATTTCAAAGATCAAACCCTATTCAAGATGACGAACCCGTTTCGTCCACTTCCCCATAGCGCCAAAATCTCATACAGGTGTTACCCCCCAGATCATCACTGGCGTGATGCGTGGCGAGCTGAACTGCCTGAGTTACCATAAGGCTATTCCATGGGTCGCTACACAGTGTGCTCGATCCATACACATGCCTGACACACTAGCGTCACGATCGCTCCTTGTGTACTAGGCATCCGACCTGGCAGGGATGCAAAATGTGCCTGATATCCGATCAATAAACCAGAAGTCCTTCTGGTCTGTTTCTAAGACCCTCCACGACTGATTGGTACACGACGCATCTCGTCAGGGTTTCCAGAGGAAGAAGTCTGGTGGAAGAGGAACAGGGCCACTACAATTCTGCGCTGGCGAGGCCTTGCGTGATGGCGTAGCGCATCAACTCCGCCGTGCTGTGGACATTCAATTCCTGCATGAGGCAGGTCTTATGGAACTGCACGGTCTTCACAGACAGGTTCAGCAGCGTGGCGATCTCTTTGGTGCCTTTCCCCTCCCCGACAAGTTGCAAGATTTCCCGTTGCCGGGGCGTCAATTCCTTCGCAATCCCCATGATGGCCGAAGCCTCTCCTATCTTCAGCGCTTGGTCGATCATCGGCTTCACAATCGAGGGGGTGAGATAGTGTTTCCCCTGCAACACGGCCTCGATCGCCTGGGGCAATTCAGACGCGGCCGACTGTTTCAGCAGAAATCCCTGCGCGCCCGCTTTGAACGCTTCCGTGGCATAGCGAGAGCTCGCATGCATCGTCAGAAAGAGGAGCTTTGTCTCAGGCAGCGTTTTCTTAAGGTGCCGAGCAGCCTCCAAACCGTTCAAGAGCGGCATGGAGATATCGAGAAGGATGAGATCCGGTTTAAGTCGATCAGCTGCCTCGAGTAAGGCTCGCCCGTCCTCCACGGTCCCCACAACCTCGCACTGATCCTCGATCAGCTTGCGCACCCCAGCCAGAAGTATGGAATGGTCATCGGCCATCAATACGCGCGGCTTCTTTGTCGGGATCATCTCTGACATGACATTAATGTGTGTGTCTCTGCAAGTACAGACCGCAAGTCGCCTCTCTACCGATTGTCGTCGCTCTCCATGACGCGCCCTTCACGTCTCACATCTTCCAACGGCACCCATGCATGTATCTCCATCCCGTCACCCGGTTTGGTCCTGATGCGGAACCTACCCTGCAGCACTCCTATCCGTTCTTCCATACTGATGAGACCGAGCCCCTTTCGTCCGTTGGACATCCGCTTCGCCTGGTCAAAGCCTTGTCCGTCATCATGGACACAGAGACCGACACCTCGCGTCGAGCCCAAGATCCTGACCACAACATACGTCGCGTTGGCATGTTTGCGCACGTTTTGGAGGCTCTCCTGCAAGACCCGATAGAGGCAGGTCGCTTGGTCGAGGGACAGCGTAGTCGGGAGATTACGGATCTGGACCTTCGTCTTCAACTCCGTCCTCGCCTCGAACTCCTCCACATGCTCTTGGACTGCCGCTTCCAGACCAAGATGTTCCAGGAGTGTCGGATGAAGCTGATATGCTAGTCGTTGGAGATCCGTGGCGATCTGCTCCGCCATTTTACCGACTTGGTGAACACGAGCGAGCAAGGATGCCTCGGATCCACGCGTCACTGAGCAGATGCCCTGCAGATCGATCGCCACCGTGGCAATCCGTTGCGTGATATCGTCGTGCAGTTCACGGGCGATGCGCTGTCGTTCAGTCTCCTGAGTCAGCAGCAACTTCGTGTTCAGCTGTTCCAATTCTGTTTGAGACCTCTCCAACTCCCGCTGCTTCACAAGCAGAGTTTCCTCTGCGCGTTTTCGGTCGGAGATATCCTGATGGGAGAGTACGACACCCTGGGATTCCACCAACGGCGACACGCGGAGGAGGAACCAGCGCTGCTCATCGGACGAATGACAGGGATACTCCGCGCTAAACGCCTCCTGCCTCCCCGCCAGCACTGCTTCGATACCGGAGAGAATCGGAGGCACCGTGGCATCCCCCTCGGCAATGGCGCTACGGCATACGTCAAGATAGTTATCCCCCACCGCCCCGATAGTCCGGGACTTATCGGAATTCGCCTGAGCGAATTGCTTCCAGGGTTCATTCGTCCGGATGATGACCCCATCCCGATCCAACACACAGACATGGGCCGAAAGCGAGTCCAACACCTCTCTGGTAAAGGCCTCATTCGACTGGAGAAGCCTCTCATTCCGCTTACGCTGAGTGATATCCGTTACCAACGCCACCAAGTATAGGGGGCTGCCCTGCTCGCTGAAGAGAATGGAGACATACTTCTGGACCCAGACCGGCCTGCCCGATTTGGCAAGGTACCGACTTTCCACGTGAAACCAGCTTCGTTTCCTCTCCAGTAGTTGTTCCACCAGTTTCACGTTTTGTGCACGATCGTCGGGATGGAGCAGGGAAAAGAAATGCCGCTGAACCAGCTCCTGCGCGGAGTAGCCGGTGATGACACAAAAAGCCTCGTTACACTGGAGCAGATTCCCCCTCTCATCCGCGATCCCAATCCCTTCCGCAGCATGCTCGAAGATCTTGCGGAATCGCTCCTCGCTCATACGCAGCGCGTCTTCGGCCTGCTTGCGTGACGTGATGTCCTTCATCACTCCGACCATACGCTGGCAAGCACCATCGGAGCGATAGCGGTACGAACCCTGAGCCTCGATCCAGCGAATGGTCCCGTCCGGCCAGCGTGTCCGAAACTGACGGCGATACTCACGCCGTTGCTCCATTGACTCACGAATTGCGGTCTCTGTCGCCGCGAGATCCTCCGGATGCACTCGCGCCGCCCAATTTTCATAGCTTGGCTCCACACTGTTCGGCCGATATCCCAGCATGACAAAATGCTGCATCGTCCAGTAGACCTTGCCGCTTTCGACATCCCAATCCCATACTGCCGTCCCTGTCTCCTCTACACTTGCCGCAACCGTACTTCGCTCTCCTGGAGCGCGATTCGAGCTTGGACCTGCGCGGTGACCTCTTCCGAAGCAATCGTAATGCCGCCGATTTCCCTGCCGCCAAACCAGGGACGAACTTCCCATTTGACCCACTGAGTCGATCCGTCTGCCCGGAGAAACGGGTCTTCCTCGGCCCGGATCACTTCCCCGGCCAATCCGCGTCGATGCACGGCTTTCCACTTTTCCTGGATTTCCGGAAACACCTCGTAGTGCGATTGCCCGATCACATCCGCTGTGATCCCGTAATCGGACAACCACCGTTGGCTTGCTGCGAGATAACGCATCTCGTAGTCGAACATCGCGACTGCCGTCGTCGATTGCTCGATGAACTGGCGCAGCTGTTGCTCCCTCACATCTACGACTCTCTTAGTCCGGTTGCGCCTGGCCGAGAACGCTGACGCCTTGCGCTGGCGTGCGGCGGCACGTCGCACAGGCGAGGGTCGTTCGTGCTGTGCCCCCTGTTTTTTCTTGGTGCGTTTGGGTGCCATGCGAGTAGACAGTATTCTAGGTCCGAGCTGATGCTCTAGCAAGAATGTAAAATCGAGTCCTAGTGGAAGGACAGCTCTCCTGGCAAATTATCCTCAATAACCTAGGCAAATGACTAGGGAAGATTTCATTAATCCTCACTTTTGACTAGCCACCTCTCAAAACATTGGAGAAGCGACTGGTTCTCAAGTGAAACTCTGAATTAATCAGACCTTCCCTAAACGAAAGCCCTGTACGATGCTGGGTGCCAGCATCACCCCCTGCGTGTTTATCGGGTCGGCGAAAGCCAGGTACAGTGGGAGATTAAAGGCACTGGGGTCAGTCTTGTCGGCAGCAAAAACAGGAAAGGCTCATTCGGTCACTCGTTAAATTCCATCTCCACCACAGCCGCCCCCTACAGCCCCTGCTGCTTGGCTACTTCGGTCACCGCAAGGAACGCGGCCCACGCCAATTTGTGAACAGCCTCGTGTCCCACCCCATGACTATTGCTCATCAAGAGCGCGATATCATCCCCGGTACTGCTGACGAAGTGGTCAATCCACATCGAGCTATGCTGAGCCACATAGCGCTGAACGGTTTCCAATAGTTGCCGGGATGGACAGATATGGCCGCCGATCGAACCAATGTCGGTTTTGATGATGCTGAGGGTGACCTTCATGGCGACGTTCCTCCTTCATCCGATAATGAAGCACGATTCCTACTTCAAGCTGAGAAATTTCAATGCCACGGTGGTCACGGACGGATCGTTCATAGGTTTCCATGATTCCCTCCATGAAGGCTGGATGCATGACACTGGATTCAGAACATCGATTGGGGTGGGCGTCTACAGAGTGATGGTTCTCTAGGAGGCAAGATACCACAGTGAACGTTAGTATCGGATTCTTTGTGACGAGTCATGAAGCGTGCGAATTCAGAAGCAAGAGACATGATGCCGTTCCGCAAGCTCACGGCCCTGAACGTTACGAAGGATTGGAGCTGAAGCTCCCGTGAACACTGCGGGCTAGGTTAGAACCGGCCGTGAAATTCTTTCTTCGGAATTCCGTGGACTATCCTCGCCTATCGATCCGACAGGGTGAAGACATGGTGTAATCGGCTTTCTGGTCACATGGTAGTAAAGGAGAGGAATCACGACCAGAGTCAGCAGCGTCGAGGCACCGACACCGAAAAGTAACGAGACGGCCAACCCCTGGAAGATGGGATCCAGAATGATGACGAAGGCACCGACCATCAGCGCAGCAGCGGTGAGAAGAATGGGCCTTGTGCGAATAGCACCAGCCTTGACGACGGCTTCAGCCAAGGGTACGCCGGCACGTTCTTGCAGCTGAATGAAATCGACGAGGAGAATGGAGTTCCGCACGATGATCCCCGCCAGCGCGATGAAGCCGATCATGGAGGTCGCGGTGAAATACGACCCCGTCAGCCAATGACCTGGCAAAATGCCGATGAGCGTGAGTGGAATCGGCGCCATGATGATCAACGGGGTGACGAACGATTGAAACTGCCCGACGATCAACAGATAGATGAGCAACATGGCCACAGCAAATGCGAGGCCCATGTCCCGGAATGTTTCATAGGTAATGTGCCATTCTCCATCCCACTTCATCGCGATCTTCTCTTCCGACCACGGCTGTGAGGCGTAGTATTGCTCGACCTGATACCCTTCCTCCGCTCGAAACGTTTCAAGCCTTTTCCCGACTCCCAGCACTCCGTACACCGGACTCTCGGCTTGCTCCGCTCCAGGACCACCGACGTCCGCAACCACATACACGACCGGCTT
The Candidatus Nitrospira nitrosa DNA segment above includes these coding regions:
- a CDS encoding response regulator codes for the protein MIPTKKPRVLMADDHSILLAGVRKLIEDQCEVVGTVEDGRALLEAADRLKPDLILLDISMPLLNGLEAARHLKKTLPETKLLFLTMHASSRYATEAFKAGAQGFLLKQSAASELPQAIEAVLQGKHYLTPSIVKPMIDQALKIGEASAIMGIAKELTPRQREILQLVGEGKGTKEIATLLNLSVKTVQFHKTCLMQELNVHSTAELMRYAITQGLASAEL
- a CDS encoding fructose 1,6-bisphosphatase, which produces MKVTLSIIKTDIGSIGGHICPSRQLLETVQRYVAQHSSMWIDHFVSSTGDDIALLMSNSHGVGHEAVHKLAWAAFLAVTEVAKQQGL
- a CDS encoding sensor histidine kinase, producing the protein MVWRQGNRRHYDCFGRGHRAGPSSNRAPGERSTVAASVEETGTAVWDWDVESGKVYWTMQHFVMLGYRPNSVEPSYENWAARVHPEDLAATETAIRESMEQRREYRRQFRTRWPDGTIRWIEAQGSYRYRSDGACQRMVGVMKDITSRKQAEDALRMSEERFRKIFEHAAEGIGIADERGNLLQCNEAFCVITGYSAQELVQRHFFSLLHPDDRAQNVKLVEQLLERKRSWFHVESRYLAKSGRPVWVQKYVSILFSEQGSPLYLVALVTDITQRKRNERLLQSNEAFTREVLDSLSAHVCVLDRDGVIIRTNEPWKQFAQANSDKSRTIGAVGDNYLDVCRSAIAEGDATVPPILSGIEAVLAGRQEAFSAEYPCHSSDEQRWFLLRVSPLVESQGVVLSHQDISDRKRAEETLLVKQRELERSQTELEQLNTKLLLTQETERQRIARELHDDITQRIATVAIDLQGICSVTRGSEASLLARVHQVGKMAEQIATDLQRLAYQLHPTLLEHLGLEAAVQEHVEEFEARTELKTKVQIRNLPTTLSLDQATCLYRVLQESLQNVRKHANATYVVVRILGSTRGVGLCVHDDGQGFDQAKRMSNGRKGLGLISMEERIGVLQGRFRIRTKPGDGMEIHAWVPLEDVRREGRVMESDDNR
- a CDS encoding response regulator; its protein translation is MTGADSVPPSFTLALISRYTLIYLGLQSTLAGVGTVVHLLPGVMSEALRTERHPDLFVLDLETERDAIDMIRQIRNAAPTSKIILLSGVEGTRCLHNVFAYGVDGVILTVQPPAVVRVLLEDLFTRTRHPDQPGRHAPEEVGVEEAVYDGSCVRTTAVGQATTGCSRVAVIGLVRQGSLESSEGRSYPGAV
- a CDS encoding PAS domain S-box protein, encoding MAPKRTKKKQGAQHERPSPVRRAAARQRKASAFSARRNRTKRVVDVREQQLRQFIEQSTTAVAMFDYEMRYLAASQRWLSDYGITADVIGQSHYEVFPEIQEKWKAVHRRGLAGEVIRAEEDPFLRADGSTQWVKWEVRPWFGGREIGGITIASEEVTAQVQARIALQESEVRLRQV